DNA sequence from the Cupriavidus sp. WKF15 genome:
CGCCTGCTGCGCTGGCATGCCAATCGTCCGACCGCGCACGAACAGGCGGACAATGCGGCGTGATCATCCGCCCCGTGTCATAAGATGAACGAAGCCCGGTGCATGCGCGCCGGGCTTCATGCATTCTTGCATCCACAACAACAAGGCGCCGGCGCCCCCTGCCAGGCCGCTGCATCATGAGTCTTTCCTCCCATCGCTGGCTGCCGTTCGTGCTGACGCTGCTGCTCGGCCTGGCTGCCGCGCTGCTCTGCACCGTGCTGCGCACGCCGCTGCCGTGGATGATCGGGCCGTTGCTGTCCGTCGCGAGCGCGCGCATGGCCGGCGCTGACCTGCGCGCGCCGACGCAGGCGCGCAACGCGGGCCAGTGGGTGATCGGCGCGTCGCTGGGCCTGTATTTCACGCCGGACGTGGTGGCCCGGCTGCTCGAATTCCTTCCCTACATCATCGCGGGCTCCCTGTTCGCGCTGGCATTGGGCGCGGGCGGTGCGCTGCTGCTGCGCCGGACCACGGGCGTCGCGTTCAAGACCGCATTTTTCTCGACGGCCATCGGCGGCGCTTCGGAGATGGCCAACCTGGCCGAGCGCAACGGCGCGCGCATCGACCAGGTCGCGGCGGCGCATTCCCTGCGCGTGCTGATGGTGGTGGTGGCGGTGCCGGCGATCTTCCAGTACGGCGGCATCCATGGCCTCGATCCGTACATCCCGGGGCCGCGCACGGTGAGCGCGCCGGGTCTGCTGGCGCTGATCGCCATCACGCTTGGCGTGGCGCTGCTGGTGCACCGGCTCAATATGCCGAATCCGTTCGTGATCGGCACGCTGCTGGCCGCGGCGGTGCTGACCGCTTCGGGCGTCGAGCTGTCGGCCATCCCGACGTGGATGAGCCGCGCCGGCCAGTTGCTGATCGGCGTGTCGCTGGGCGCGCGTTTCTCGCGCGACTTCCTGCATACCGCGCCGCGTTTTCTGTCGGGCGTGGCGCTGTACACGGTGGCGGCGCTGCTGGTGTCGGCGCTGCTCGGCTGGGTGATCTCGATCCTGTCCGGCGCGCATCCGGCCACGATGATCCTGGGCACCACGCCGGGCGGCATTGC
Encoded proteins:
- a CDS encoding AbrB family transcriptional regulator translates to MSLSSHRWLPFVLTLLLGLAAALLCTVLRTPLPWMIGPLLSVASARMAGADLRAPTQARNAGQWVIGASLGLYFTPDVVARLLEFLPYIIAGSLFALALGAGGALLLRRTTGVAFKTAFFSTAIGGASEMANLAERNGARIDQVAAAHSLRVLMVVVAVPAIFQYGGIHGLDPYIPGPRTVSAPGLLALIAITLGVALLVHRLNMPNPFVIGTLLAAAVLTASGVELSAIPTWMSRAGQLLIGVSLGARFSRDFLHTAPRFLSGVALYTVAALLVSALLGWVISILSGAHPATMILGTTPGGIAEMCITAKVLELGVPLVTAFHVIRMAFVVLATGPLYHWLKHRVAPEETE